A region of Actinobacillus porcitonsillarum DNA encodes the following proteins:
- the purA gene encoding adenylosuccinate synthase — MGKSVAILGAQWGDEGKGKIVDLLTDRVKYVVRYQGGHNAGHTLIINGEKTVLRLIPSGILRDNVTCLIGNGVVLSPDALMKEMGELEARGINVRDRLKISEACPLILPYHVAMDHAREAALGKNKIGTTGRGIGPAYEDKVARRGLRVSDLFNKEAFAEKLKNILDYYNFQLVHYYKVEPVDYQKTLDDVFAIADVIKGMVADVTTLLHDARKEGANILFEGAQGTMLDIDHGTYPFVTSSNTTAGGVATGSGYGPRNLDYVLGIIKAYCTRVGSGPFTTELFDEVGAEIARKGNEFGAVTGRPRRCGWFDAVAVRRAIQINSISGFCMTKLDVLDGFDELKICVAYKLPNGNIVEYSPLAAADWEGVEPIYETLPGWKENTFRVTKLEDLPQNAINYIKRIEEVLGVPVDILSTGPDRVETMILRDPFAA; from the coding sequence ATGGGTAAAAGTGTTGCTATTCTCGGCGCTCAATGGGGCGATGAAGGGAAAGGTAAAATCGTAGATCTATTAACAGATCGTGTGAAATATGTTGTGCGTTATCAAGGTGGACATAATGCCGGACATACATTGATTATTAATGGTGAAAAAACCGTATTACGCCTTATTCCAAGCGGTATTTTACGTGATAATGTGACTTGCTTAATTGGTAATGGTGTGGTGCTTTCTCCCGATGCTTTAATGAAAGAGATGGGCGAATTAGAAGCACGTGGTATTAACGTTCGTGATCGTTTAAAAATTTCAGAAGCTTGTCCGTTAATTTTACCTTATCACGTCGCGATGGATCATGCTCGTGAAGCTGCGTTAGGCAAAAATAAAATTGGGACAACAGGTCGTGGTATTGGCCCTGCATATGAAGATAAAGTTGCTCGCCGTGGTTTACGTGTAAGCGATCTCTTTAATAAAGAAGCCTTTGCTGAAAAATTAAAAAACATTTTAGATTACTATAACTTCCAGCTAGTACATTATTACAAAGTAGAGCCGGTTGATTATCAAAAAACATTAGATGATGTCTTTGCGATTGCCGATGTGATTAAAGGTATGGTTGCTGACGTGACAACACTGCTTCACGATGCTCGTAAAGAGGGGGCAAACATTCTTTTCGAAGGCGCACAAGGTACAATGTTAGATATTGACCACGGTACTTATCCGTTTGTAACCAGTTCGAATACGACCGCAGGTGGCGTGGCAACCGGTTCGGGTTACGGTCCTCGTAATTTGGATTATGTATTAGGTATTATCAAAGCTTACTGTACTCGTGTTGGTTCAGGTCCGTTTACGACTGAATTATTTGATGAAGTAGGGGCAGAAATTGCTCGTAAGGGGAATGAATTTGGTGCGGTAACCGGCCGCCCACGTCGTTGTGGTTGGTTTGATGCCGTTGCTGTGCGTCGTGCGATCCAAATTAACTCAATTTCAGGCTTCTGTATGACCAAATTAGATGTCTTAGATGGCTTTGATGAGTTGAAAATTTGTGTCGCTTATAAATTACCAAACGGTAACATTGTTGAATATTCGCCACTTGCCGCAGCAGATTGGGAAGGTGTTGAGCCGATTTATGAAACTTTACCGGGCTGGAAAGAAAATACTTTCCGTGTGACGAAATTAGAAGACTTACCTCAAAATGCGATTAACTACATCAAACGTATTGAAGAAGTTTTAGGTGTGCCTGTGGATATTCTTTCTACCGGTCCTGATCGTGTTGAAACGATGATTCTTCGTGATCCGTTTGCTGCATAA
- the hflC gene encoding protease modulator HflC, with translation MRKLFLPVLAVLAFVLFQSVTIVPEGTRAIMLRFNKVQRDGEQKVVVYSPGLHFKVPFMDSLKVLDARIQTLDGKEDRFVTVEKKDLLVDSYVKWKISDFGQFYTSTGGDYQKASDLLRRKVNDRLRSEIGSRTIKDIVSGSRGELMAGAQKALNDGDDGAEKLGIEVVDVRVKQINLPNEVSSSIYQRMRAERDAVAREHRSQGEEKAEFIKAEVDKKVILIEATARKTADELQGEGDAMAAKIYAQALGQEPEFYRFIRSLKAYEATFAEGQNNMMIVKPDSEFLRFMKAPTK, from the coding sequence ATGCGTAAATTATTCTTACCTGTATTGGCTGTTTTAGCATTTGTACTTTTTCAATCCGTAACCATTGTACCGGAAGGCACTCGGGCAATTATGCTACGCTTTAATAAAGTTCAGCGTGATGGGGAACAAAAAGTCGTTGTATATTCTCCGGGGCTTCATTTCAAAGTACCTTTTATGGATAGTTTGAAAGTTTTAGACGCTCGTATTCAAACCTTAGATGGAAAAGAAGATCGTTTTGTTACGGTTGAGAAAAAAGACTTATTGGTTGATTCATATGTAAAATGGAAAATCAGTGATTTTGGTCAATTTTACACTTCGACCGGTGGCGATTATCAAAAAGCGTCAGATCTTCTTCGCCGTAAGGTTAATGACCGCTTACGTTCAGAAATCGGTTCAAGAACGATCAAAGATATTGTTTCCGGTTCTCGTGGTGAGTTAATGGCCGGTGCACAAAAAGCATTGAATGATGGTGATGATGGTGCAGAAAAACTAGGGATCGAAGTTGTTGATGTTCGTGTTAAGCAAATCAATCTCCCAAATGAAGTATCATCTTCCATTTATCAACGGATGCGAGCAGAGCGTGATGCCGTTGCTCGTGAGCACCGTTCACAAGGCGAAGAGAAAGCGGAATTCATTAAAGCTGAAGTTGATAAGAAAGTGATTTTAATTGAAGCGACAGCACGGAAAACTGCAGATGAATTACAAGGGGAAGGTGATGCAATGGCAGCGAAGATCTATGCGCAAGCATTAGGTCAAGAACCTGAATTCTATCGCTTTATTCGTAGCCTAAAAGCATATGAGGCAACTTTTGCTGAAGGACAAAACAATATGATGATTGTTAAACCGGATAGCGAATTTCTACGCTTTATGAAGGCTCCTACAAAATAA
- the hflK gene encoding FtsH protease activity modulator HflK translates to MSWNESGNQDPWGKPGQNKPEQQGQETKEPKNSEQQPPDLEEAFSSLLKKMGGNKDPNNSQPASFGKFLPAIIALGAIVWGASGFYTVQEAERGVITRFGKLHNIVMPGLNWKPTFIDEVIPVNIERVSELNTSGSMLTQDENMVQVEMTVQYRVEDPAKYLFNVNNPKDSLKQATDSALRYVIGHMKMDEILTTGRATVREKTWNALRDIIKTYDMGLLITDVNFQYARPPEEVKAAFDDAIKAQEDEQRLIREAEAYARGKEPIARGQAQRIVEQATAYKEKVVLEAKGEVERLVKLLPEYKAAPELTRERLYIQTMEKVMKNTPKIIMESNTNNLNVLPIDKFFGNTQAVKKQEGDTQIVPQAVQPAIVQPQVQTQTQPEVIETRRGRF, encoded by the coding sequence ATGTCGTGGAATGAATCAGGTAATCAAGACCCATGGGGGAAACCTGGGCAAAATAAGCCTGAGCAGCAAGGTCAAGAAACAAAAGAACCAAAAAACAGTGAGCAACAACCGCCTGATTTAGAAGAAGCGTTTAGTAGTTTATTAAAGAAAATGGGGGGGAATAAAGATCCAAATAATTCTCAGCCTGCCTCATTTGGAAAATTCCTCCCTGCGATTATTGCGCTAGGTGCTATAGTTTGGGGGGCTTCAGGGTTTTATACAGTACAGGAAGCTGAACGCGGTGTCATTACACGTTTTGGTAAATTGCATAATATTGTTATGCCGGGTTTAAATTGGAAACCAACCTTTATTGATGAGGTTATTCCGGTCAATATCGAACGTGTATCTGAATTAAACACGAGTGGCTCAATGTTAACTCAAGATGAAAATATGGTTCAGGTTGAAATGACGGTTCAATATCGTGTTGAAGATCCGGCAAAATATCTCTTTAATGTAAACAACCCAAAAGATAGCTTAAAACAAGCAACAGATAGTGCTTTACGTTATGTGATCGGTCATATGAAAATGGATGAGATCCTAACGACAGGACGTGCAACGGTACGTGAAAAAACCTGGAATGCACTACGTGACATCATTAAAACTTATGATATGGGGTTATTGATTACAGACGTAAACTTCCAATACGCTCGCCCTCCGGAAGAAGTGAAAGCAGCTTTTGACGATGCGATTAAAGCGCAAGAAGATGAACAGCGTTTAATTCGTGAAGCAGAAGCCTATGCGAGAGGAAAAGAGCCGATTGCTCGAGGTCAAGCACAACGTATCGTAGAGCAAGCAACTGCTTACAAAGAAAAAGTAGTGTTAGAAGCAAAAGGGGAAGTCGAGCGTTTAGTTAAATTGCTACCGGAATATAAAGCAGCGCCGGAACTTACTCGTGAACGCCTTTATATTCAAACAATGGAAAAGGTAATGAAAAACACGCCTAAGATTATTATGGAAAGTAACACAAATAATTTGAATGTGCTTCCGATTGATAAATTCTTTGGTAATACTCAAGCTGTTAAAAAACAAGAGGGAGATACTCAGATTGTGCCTCAAGCGGTTCAGCCTGCGATTGTACAACCTCAAGTGCAAACTCAAACTCAGCCTGAAGTGATTGAGACACGTAGAGGGAGATTCTAA
- the recD gene encoding exodeoxyribonuclease V subunit alpha, whose product MLKLLEKLKSENVISELNYQFAKMIDRKQQDFGYTAQQQNLAVLVAALLSFHTMKGHSALRLDSDFASDPFGLSLKKERELQMDFANEISQKIEDISPLEWQTLLENHIAFSVSPEKSAPMLFQYGLLYFYRYWQAEHQVAKYLQQAVGFSEENANIEQDKKILDHLFGQVSEQTDWQKIAVATALRKRFCVISGGPGTGKTRTVARLLAALQWKQLEQGSDFLKVALVAPTGKAAARLKESIIQSLARIDMPEKLKEALPTQASTIHRLLGMQPQSDKPKYHKTNPLHLDLLVIDEASMIDLSLMEKLLNAVKPSARVVLLGDKDQLASVEVGSIMNELGQFIASDHSHYSQTHCDYLEAVTGYKLTGQKNVLPICDSLCYLSQSYRFNDQLGIGLLAKEVNQQKVAQSWRVASSSEHKELECVLYPPATDFSEKRKWTQYCVALVVRRAVDAYREYLELVKQREKDPKSVSVGGIFEAFQQVRFLSALRVGELGVERLNQTIAEALKQANLVKFNQHRENYCGKPILITENAPQNHVYSGDIGIVLPDEQGMLRIYFDTIVEGEYLNLSLSRVPEYESAYVMTVHKSQGSEFEHVFLVMPLVGSPVLTKELIYTAITRAKEKFTLFSHEKVWKLGVKSNIQRESGLQEQLKIKLS is encoded by the coding sequence ATGTTAAAGCTGCTTGAAAAATTGAAATCTGAAAATGTGATTTCTGAATTGAATTATCAATTTGCCAAAATGATTGATCGTAAACAGCAAGATTTTGGCTATACGGCACAACAACAAAATTTGGCTGTACTGGTCGCAGCCTTACTTTCATTTCATACGATGAAAGGGCATAGCGCACTTCGTCTTGATTCAGATTTCGCATCAGATCCATTTGGCTTGTCCTTAAAAAAAGAACGTGAGCTACAAATGGATTTTGCCAATGAAATTTCGCAAAAAATTGAAGATATTTCACCGCTTGAGTGGCAAACATTGCTTGAAAATCATATTGCTTTTAGTGTATCGCCGGAAAAATCTGCGCCAATGCTATTTCAATATGGATTGCTCTATTTTTATCGTTATTGGCAAGCCGAACATCAGGTAGCCAAATACTTGCAGCAAGCGGTTGGATTTTCTGAAGAAAATGCAAATATCGAGCAAGATAAGAAAATTTTAGATCACCTTTTTGGTCAGGTATCAGAACAAACAGATTGGCAAAAAATTGCGGTAGCAACGGCATTGCGTAAACGTTTTTGTGTGATTTCCGGTGGGCCGGGTACAGGGAAAACAAGAACCGTGGCTCGTTTATTAGCAGCGTTGCAATGGAAACAGCTTGAACAAGGTTCTGATTTTTTGAAAGTAGCCCTTGTTGCACCAACAGGAAAAGCCGCAGCCCGTTTAAAAGAATCTATCATACAGAGTCTAGCGCGCATAGATATGCCCGAAAAATTAAAAGAGGCATTACCCACTCAAGCCTCTACGATTCATCGACTATTAGGGATGCAGCCTCAAAGCGATAAGCCTAAATATCATAAAACAAACCCTCTTCATTTGGATTTATTGGTCATTGATGAGGCATCAATGATCGATCTTTCTTTAATGGAAAAATTATTGAATGCGGTTAAGCCAAGTGCTCGTGTGGTATTGCTTGGTGATAAAGACCAATTAGCTTCCGTTGAAGTGGGATCGATTATGAATGAGTTAGGGCAATTTATTGCTTCAGATCATAGCCACTATAGCCAAACCCATTGTGACTATTTAGAAGCAGTAACGGGCTATAAACTCACGGGGCAAAAAAATGTGTTACCTATTTGTGATTCATTATGTTATTTGTCTCAAAGTTATCGTTTTAATGATCAGTTAGGTATAGGTTTATTGGCAAAAGAGGTAAATCAACAGAAAGTTGCTCAATCTTGGCGAGTTGCTTCAAGTTCAGAGCATAAAGAATTAGAGTGTGTTTTATACCCACCAGCAACAGATTTTTCAGAAAAAAGAAAATGGACACAGTATTGCGTTGCGCTTGTGGTTCGCCGAGCAGTAGATGCTTATAGAGAGTATCTTGAATTAGTTAAACAGCGTGAAAAAGATCCGAAATCAGTTTCAGTCGGTGGGATTTTTGAAGCATTCCAGCAAGTCCGCTTTTTATCTGCATTGCGTGTAGGCGAGTTAGGTGTTGAACGCTTAAATCAAACCATTGCCGAAGCGTTAAAACAAGCGAATTTAGTGAAGTTTAATCAGCATCGGGAAAATTATTGTGGTAAGCCAATTTTAATTACGGAGAATGCACCGCAAAATCATGTATATAGTGGCGATATTGGTATTGTTTTACCAGATGAGCAAGGAATGCTTCGGATTTACTTTGACACGATTGTTGAAGGGGAGTATTTAAATTTATCATTAAGCCGTGTTCCCGAATATGAATCAGCTTATGTGATGACGGTACATAAATCACAGGGTTCTGAGTTTGAGCATGTTTTTTTGGTTATGCCGTTAGTCGGTTCGCCTGTTTTAACAAAGGAGTTGATTTATACGGCGATTACTCGGGCAAAAGAAAAATTTACATTATTTAGCCATGAAAAAGTTTGGAAGCTAGGTGTAAAATCAAATATACAAAGAGAAAGTGGGTTGCAAGAACAATTAAAAATCAAATTAAGCTAG
- the alr gene encoding alanine racemase, whose protein sequence is MKPATATISQEALRHNIQLIKTFAPKQKLLAMIKANAYGQGLLPAAGTLADLVEGFGVARLREALEIQETGYTGKIVLVEGFFDREELLKTLSRRFDTVIHCLEQLELLEQVAKEWDEEQRKGFWKRKAKIYFPVHIWLKIDTGMHRLGVHPEQVEMFYQRLKACSLVASISFVSHFSRADELDCGYTEKQIATFEAATKPYPEHERSISASSGILYWQQAHYDWVRPGIIMHGISPHYDPITSLGFKPVMTLSSSLIAVRTHKAGEPVGYGGAWVSPKDTKLGVIAMGYGDGYPRNAPEGTPVLVNGRKVPIVGRVSMDMLTVDLGADSQDKVGDEVVFWGKDLLIEEVAKHIGVISYELITKLTPRVIFEYR, encoded by the coding sequence ATGAAACCTGCAACAGCTACAATTAGCCAAGAGGCTCTCCGCCATAACATTCAACTGATAAAAACCTTTGCGCCGAAGCAAAAATTACTGGCGATGATTAAAGCCAATGCCTACGGACAAGGGCTACTACCTGCTGCCGGCACGCTTGCCGATCTCGTTGAAGGCTTTGGTGTTGCAAGGCTAAGAGAAGCCCTCGAAATCCAAGAAACCGGCTATACCGGTAAAATTGTATTAGTGGAAGGATTTTTCGACAGAGAAGAATTACTTAAAACCCTTTCTCGCCGTTTTGATACCGTTATTCACTGCTTAGAACAGCTAGAACTACTTGAACAAGTCGCTAAAGAGTGGGATGAAGAACAGCGTAAAGGTTTCTGGAAGCGTAAAGCAAAAATTTACTTCCCTGTGCATATTTGGTTAAAAATTGATACAGGTATGCACCGTTTAGGCGTACATCCTGAGCAAGTAGAAATGTTTTATCAACGTCTTAAAGCCTGTTCACTAGTAGCAAGTATCAGTTTTGTAAGCCACTTTAGCCGCGCCGATGAATTAGATTGCGGCTATACCGAAAAACAAATAGCTACTTTCGAAGCCGCAACGAAACCTTACCCGGAACACGAGCGTAGTATTTCTGCCTCAAGCGGTATTTTATACTGGCAACAAGCGCATTATGATTGGGTTCGCCCCGGTATCATTATGCACGGCATATCTCCTCATTATGACCCCATCACATCACTCGGATTTAAACCCGTGATGACGCTCTCCTCTTCGCTCATTGCAGTGCGAACACATAAAGCCGGCGAACCTGTTGGTTATGGAGGTGCTTGGGTAAGCCCTAAGGATACCAAATTAGGCGTGATTGCTATGGGATACGGCGATGGCTATCCTCGCAATGCACCGGAAGGAACACCTGTTTTAGTCAATGGGCGAAAAGTGCCTATTGTGGGACGCGTATCGATGGATATGCTCACCGTTGATTTAGGTGCCGATAGTCAAGATAAAGTTGGCGATGAAGTCGTTTTTTGGGGCAAAGATTTACTGATTGAAGAAGTAGCTAAGCACATTGGCGTGATTAGCTATGAACTGATTACAAAATTAACCCCTCGGGTTATTTTTGAATACAGGTAG
- the sodA gene encoding superoxide dismutase [Mn] — protein MAYTLPELGYAYDALEPHFDAKTMEIHHSKHHQAYINNANAALEAYPELLEQCPGKLISNLEQVPAEKRVAVRNNVGGHVNHTLFWKGLKTGTTLQGALKDAIVRDFGSVEAFQAQFEQAAATRFGSGWAWLVLEDGKLAVVSTANQDSPLMGKEVAGVSGYPILGLDVWEHAYYLNYQNRRPDYIKAFWNVVNWDEAARRFEDKVKTCGCAK, from the coding sequence ATGGCATATACATTACCTGAATTAGGCTACGCTTATGATGCGTTAGAGCCGCATTTCGATGCAAAAACAATGGAAATTCATCACTCTAAACATCACCAAGCGTACATCAATAACGCAAATGCAGCATTAGAAGCATATCCTGAATTACTTGAACAATGCCCGGGTAAATTAATTTCAAATCTTGAGCAAGTTCCGGCAGAAAAACGTGTTGCAGTACGTAACAATGTGGGCGGTCACGTAAACCATACGTTATTCTGGAAAGGTTTAAAAACAGGCACAACGTTACAAGGCGCATTAAAAGACGCTATCGTTCGTGATTTTGGCTCTGTTGAAGCATTCCAAGCACAATTTGAACAAGCAGCAGCAACTCGCTTCGGTTCAGGTTGGGCATGGTTAGTATTAGAAGATGGCAAATTAGCTGTTGTTTCAACTGCTAACCAAGATTCTCCACTAATGGGTAAAGAGGTTGCAGGCGTTTCAGGCTATCCGATTTTAGGTTTAGATGTGTGGGAACACGCTTACTACTTAAACTACCAAAACCGCCGTCCAGACTACATTAAAGCGTTCTGGAATGTGGTAAACTGGGATGAAGCAGCTCGCCGTTTTGAAGATAAAGTAAAAACTTGCGGTTGTGCAAAATAA
- a CDS encoding surface lipoprotein assembly modifier gives MKKYLPLTLFIPLAVNAAPELEIKSAEPTLPKQAVIFSEKSANSEEITLTKELISKSELTRQMLNRAIDSRQFHLLPELVRIYQQTPNPDLVLIDYANGIILASKGDYKTAIDLYRGIIAKHPNFQPVRFRLAQMLFEDRQNEASLAQFRKLQADGLPPQIANGVEQYIAAIQKRSDWSFDFGINYLHESNVNNASSSPYVRVGNVPFKKTEESLPQSANGLSYHLNLAKNWNISGSHYLHFENQFSGKSYWDNHQFDDQQNRSSLGYQYQNAQSRLAFLPYYEMRWYGNHRYNHGYGVRVEAEHWLTSQWQLSTAGEMGKLKHRGENQLADSTTLFGSATLLYAFNAKSYLYSGVDVLRDRTLERSLASKRYTGRIGWGQEWWGGISSRIQLSYGKREFDQAHRIFNQIRQDRELGFNVTLWHRNLHFWGITPKISYQYQRVNSNLADLYSYKRNRVYLSFEKSF, from the coding sequence ATGAAAAAATATCTCCCCCTTACCCTTTTTATTCCTTTAGCAGTAAACGCAGCCCCCGAATTGGAAATCAAATCCGCCGAGCCTACATTACCAAAACAAGCGGTTATTTTTTCAGAAAAATCCGCAAATAGCGAGGAAATCACTTTAACTAAAGAGCTGATCAGTAAGTCTGAACTGACTCGTCAAATGTTAAATCGGGCGATTGATAGCCGACAATTTCATTTATTGCCTGAGCTGGTGCGGATTTATCAACAAACACCTAATCCCGATTTGGTGCTGATCGATTATGCCAACGGCATTATTTTGGCAAGTAAGGGGGATTATAAAACGGCAATTGATCTCTATCGTGGCATTATTGCGAAGCACCCTAATTTTCAGCCTGTGCGTTTTCGCTTGGCACAAATGCTGTTTGAAGATCGGCAAAATGAAGCCTCACTTGCACAATTTCGTAAGCTACAAGCGGACGGATTGCCACCACAAATTGCAAATGGGGTGGAACAATATATTGCCGCTATTCAGAAACGTTCGGACTGGTCTTTCGATTTTGGCATTAATTATTTGCACGAAAGCAATGTCAATAATGCCTCAAGCTCGCCTTATGTTCGAGTGGGGAATGTACCATTTAAGAAAACGGAAGAGTCGTTACCGCAGTCGGCAAACGGGCTAAGTTATCATCTCAATTTAGCTAAAAATTGGAATATCAGTGGCTCGCACTATCTACATTTTGAGAACCAATTTAGTGGAAAATCCTATTGGGATAATCATCAATTTGACGATCAGCAAAACCGTTCAAGCCTTGGCTACCAATATCAAAATGCTCAAAGTCGTCTTGCCTTTTTGCCTTATTACGAAATGCGTTGGTATGGTAATCATCGCTACAATCACGGCTATGGGGTTCGGGTTGAAGCCGAACATTGGCTTACCTCTCAATGGCAACTTTCTACCGCAGGCGAGATGGGCAAGCTCAAACATCGGGGCGAAAATCAGCTGGCAGATAGCACGACATTATTTGGTTCCGCTACGCTACTTTATGCCTTTAATGCGAAAAGTTATCTCTATAGCGGTGTAGATGTGTTGCGAGATCGGACGTTAGAACGTTCTTTGGCTTCCAAACGTTATACAGGGCGAATCGGTTGGGGGCAAGAGTGGTGGGGCGGCATCTCCAGCCGTATTCAACTCAGTTATGGCAAACGTGAATTTGACCAAGCTCACCGCATTTTTAATCAAATTCGCCAAGATAGAGAGTTAGGTTTTAATGTTACGCTTTGGCATCGTAACCTGCATTTTTGGGGAATTACGCCGAAAATCAGCTATCAATATCAGCGTGTGAATTCAAATTTAGCGGATCTTTATTCGTATAAACGAAATCGGGTTTATTTGAGTTTTGAAAAAAGCTTTTAA
- a CDS encoding type II toxin-antitoxin system RelE/ParE family toxin, which translates to MRIFKSKHFDKFARKERISDDTLRNAINDIENGLIDADLGSGVIKQRLPKQGRGKSKGYRSIIVYKFAEFSLFVYGFDKNDRANITADEEENFKAAAKTILAFSPEQIQQALDGKAFIEVSNEPV; encoded by the coding sequence ATGCGAATTTTTAAATCTAAACATTTTGATAAATTTGCCCGTAAAGAACGTATTTCAGACGATACATTAAGAAATGCCATTAACGATATTGAAAATGGCTTGATTGATGCCGATTTAGGTTCAGGTGTTATCAAACAGCGTTTACCCAAACAAGGCAGAGGCAAATCTAAAGGTTATCGTTCTATCATTGTGTACAAATTTGCAGAATTTAGCCTATTTGTTTATGGATTTGATAAGAATGATCGGGCTAATATTACTGCTGATGAAGAAGAAAACTTTAAAGCAGCAGCCAAAACCATTTTGGCATTTAGCCCTGAACAAATTCAACAAGCCCTTGATGGCAAAGCATTTATAGAGGTATCCAATGAGCCAGTATAA
- a CDS encoding helix-turn-helix domain-containing protein, translating to MSQYKTQANAAIHELMSDLHDIGLIDKTTMQSFDKRCLTPVKTLAPNEIREIREKENFSQAVFAHYLNVSSNLVSEWERGVKKPSGAALKLLSLVQHKGISAIA from the coding sequence ATGAGCCAGTATAAGACTCAAGCAAATGCAGCGATCCACGAATTGATGAGTGATTTACACGACATTGGTTTGATTGATAAAACAACAATGCAGAGTTTTGACAAACGTTGTTTAACGCCAGTTAAAACGCTAGCACCCAATGAGATCCGAGAAATCCGAGAGAAAGAAAATTTTTCTCAAGCTGTCTTTGCTCACTACTTAAATGTAAGTAGCAATCTAGTTTCAGAATGGGAGCGAGGTGTCAAAAAACCAAGCGGCGCCGCACTGAAACTGCTTTCTTTAGTACAACATAAAGGCATTTCTGCAATAGCTTAG
- a CDS encoding helix-turn-helix domain-containing protein, producing MSVNEKIRMVREMNQWSQEEMAAKMNMSTNGYAKIERGETKLNLHKLEQIAHIFNIDVLELMNCEGKGVLFLMNEHANNTNYYGNPENLTAEIEKLKLTIAHKDEMLAQKNEEIVALKEIIALLKEKA from the coding sequence GTGAGTGTTAATGAAAAAATCCGTATGGTGCGAGAAATGAACCAATGGTCGCAAGAAGAGATGGCGGCAAAAATGAATATGTCCACCAACGGTTACGCTAAAATTGAACGTGGCGAAACAAAACTTAATTTACATAAACTCGAACAAATTGCTCATATTTTTAATATTGATGTGTTGGAACTAATGAATTGTGAGGGAAAAGGCGTTCTATTTTTAATGAATGAACACGCCAATAATACGAATTATTATGGAAATCCTGAAAATCTCACTGCCGAAATTGAAAAATTAAAACTGACAATCGCTCATAAAGATGAAATGCTTGCTCAGAAAAATGAGGAAATTGTCGCCTTGAAAGAGATTATTGCCTTGCTAAAAGAAAAAGCATAA